The DNA region TTCAAACCATAAACTCTGAAAAACTCTTCCTGCGAGGTTAAGGCAGTTCCAGTCATTCCGGAAAGTTTTTTGTACATTCTGAAATAATTTTGGAAAGTAATTGAGGCGAAAGTTCTTGATTCTTGTTGGATCCGCACACCTTCTTTAGCTTCTATGGCCTGATGAAGTCCGCCAGACCAACGTCTCCCGGGTTGAAGTCGACCGGTGAAGTGATCAACAATTATTATTTCTCCCTCTTTCACAACATAATCCACGTCCCTCTCAAAGAGAGCTTTAGCTTTTACAGCGTTTTCCAGATGATGCACGAGTTTTATACCTTCGTCGGTATAGATATTCTTAACACCTAAAAGTTTTTCGGCTTTATCTATCCCTTTGTCGGTCAAAGTGATAGCTTTAAGTTTTTCATCAACTTCAAAATCTTCATCGCGCTTCATCTGCCTTACCAATCCGGAAAAAGTTCGATACAAATTTTCGGCCTCTCCAGATGGAGCGGAGATTATAAGCGGGGTTCTGGCTTCGTCTATGAGGATTGAGTCGACCTCATCGACAATTGCATAATTGAAGTCCCTTTGTCTAACATTTTGCAAATCATACTCCAAATTGTCCCGTAGATAATCAAAACCAAATTCGTTGTTAGTGCCGTAAGTAATGTCTGCCAAATAGGCGTCCTTTCGACCGCAGGGCTTTAAAAATTCATGAACAACTTTAAAACCTCCGACTTCATCTCTTTTTTCATCAAGTTTTTTTTCATCATCTTTATGCGCCGGATCATAGAGATAACTTGCATCATGATTAATACAACCGACACTCATGCCTAAAAAATCATAAATCTGACCCATCCAAACTGCGTCTCTTCTGGCAAGATAATCATTCACAGTCACCACATGAACACCCCTACCACTAATAGCGTTTAAATAAGCCGGCAGTGTTGCAACAAGAGTTTTACCTTCACCAGTTTTCATCTCAGCAATATCCCCCTGATGTAAAACAACCCCGCCAATCAACTGAACGTCAAAATGTCTTTGATTCGAAACTCTTTTAGCGGATTCTCGAACAGCGGCAAAAGCTTCGGGCAACAAATCATCCAAAGTCTCTCCTTGACTAAGGCGATTCTTAAATTCCGCGGTTTTTAATTTCAGCGCGTCGTCTGAAAGTGAGGAAAAATGGCTCTCTAAAGAGTTTATTTTTTCGATCTTCGGCAGAATTTTCTTTATAATTTTTCCGCTCTCGTCACCCAAAATCTTCTTTAAAAACGGCATAATTGAGAATTCTAGCATAATTCCGTCTTCTAATATAGACAATACAAAAACTCCCACGCTTCTGGCGTGGGAGTTTTTGAAAAGCTCGCCAAACTATCTTCTTCTGCGAGTTGATCTTTTGGCTGGTCTCTTAGCTGTTCTTCTCTTGCTGGTTGTTCTCTTAGCAGTAGTTCTTCTTTTTGTTGTTCTTCTTTTTTTTGTTGCCATTTGATTATTGTTGGAAAGATTATTCCAACAACAATTACTTTTAAAAGATGTCTTGTTGATCTGGAAAAACAATTCAACAAGCTCCGACCTCTTTTAATTATCGTTCAAACAAAAATAAAAACAACAATTTAAATTTCAAAATTGGGGATAACTTACAAAAATAATTTCCAAACTTGCAAAAATTAAAAATCAAATTCACCAACTAAAATAATTTCTCTCTCCAAAGTAATTCCGGTTTTTTCTTTCACATCTTTAATTATCTTGTCAGTTGTATTTTTGATTTCAGAAGACAAAGCTTCACCAAGATTAACTACAACTAGCGGTTGGTCTTTAAAAAATTCGACCTGCCCAAAAATTTTTCCTCGAAGGTTGAAAACTTTATCCAAAATCCAAGCCGCCGGAATCTTAAACTCTCCGCTTTGGTTTTCA from Candidatus Paceibacterota bacterium includes:
- the secA gene encoding preprotein translocase subunit SecA, which codes for MPFLKKILGDESGKIIKKILPKIEKINSLESHFSSLSDDALKLKTAEFKNRLSQGETLDDLLPEAFAAVRESAKRVSNQRHFDVQLIGGVVLHQGDIAEMKTGEGKTLVATLPAYLNAISGRGVHVVTVNDYLARRDAVWMGQIYDFLGMSVGCINHDASYLYDPAHKDDEKKLDEKRDEVGGFKVVHEFLKPCGRKDAYLADITYGTNNEFGFDYLRDNLEYDLQNVRQRDFNYAIVDEVDSILIDEARTPLIISAPSGEAENLYRTFSGLVRQMKRDEDFEVDEKLKAITLTDKGIDKAEKLLGVKNIYTDEGIKLVHHLENAVKAKALFERDVDYVVKEGEIIIVDHFTGRLQPGRRWSGGLHQAIEAKEGVRIQQESRTFASITFQNYFRMYKKLSGMTGTALTSQEEFFRVYGLNTIAIPTNRPSKRIDRNDLIFQTEKGKLQAIARKVKELHQKGQPVLIGTISIEKNEMISEYLRTSGVPHEILNAKNHEREGEIIAQAGRRGGVTIATNMAGRGVDIKLGGNPGTPENSEEIKNLGGLFVLGTERHEARRIDNQLRGRSGRQGDPGETQFFVSLEDSLMRVFAKDTVKKLMGRMGIAEDEPIENRLITRSLETAQTKIEGFNFDARKHVLEYDDVLNFQRKIVYDRRRKILSGDRQFIDEFLGSVAEVAPEVGDVSAKKKQELGEEAFFLSVRSLVLQGIDFLWVDHLEAMDYLRSSVNLRAYGQRDPLVEYKKEGLRMFKEMERTLKEQVFSAISSVNTQTTTSPKPSPSKLILSGPESSSVDSSSKKTGKKSTDEKVGRNDPCPCGSGKKYKKCHGS